A stretch of DNA from Pseudonocardia hierapolitana:
CCGGGCCTCGTGCAGGCCGTGGCGCACCAGCCAGCGCGCGGTGCGCAGCTCGCCGGGTCGCCGGGTGGCGGTGCGGTCCCAGCCGGTGGTCGCCGCGATCTCGTCCAGGAACCCGGCGACGTGCACGTCCAGCTCGGCCAGCACCGCGTCGAGGTCGGCGTCGTTGTAGCGGAACCGCACGACCCGCAGGTCGGCGAACATCGGTTCCAGCGCCGGCACGTCCTCGGTGCTGATGCGGTGCAACCGGATCGTGAACGAGGCGAACACGTCCCGGACGTGGCAGGCGTACTCCACCACCGACCAGGTCGCCGGATCCGGGCGCACCCGCCGGTGCGCGTCGGGCACGGCGAGCGCGGCGCCCCGGACGTCGGCCGGAACCGAGTGCAGCGCGCGCACGGCCGCCTCGAGGCCGGTGCCTGCGTAGGACATCGCACAGTCCGCGCAGACGTGGTCCTCGCCTGCGAGCGGCGGCAGGCCCGCGGATCCGAGCACGCTCATCCCGATCACCCCCGGCGTAAGCTACGCGCCCGTGACGGCCGGTACCACGCGATTGGGCATCGGTCTCGCCGCCGTCGCCCGCCCCGCCTACATCACCTCGGGCCGGGCCACCGACCTCGGCCCGCACCGCGGCGTCTCCGACCTGCGGGCCCGCACCGAGGCCGTCCTCGACGCCGCGTACGCCGCCGGCATCCGCTACATCGACGTGGCCCGCTCCTACGGGCGGGCGGAGGAGTTCCTCGCCGGCTGGCTGGCCCACCACCCGGAGGTCGACGACGTCGAGATCGGGTCGAAGTGGGGTTACCGGTACGTGGGCGAGTGGCGGCTCGACGCGCCCGTGCACGAGGTCAAGGACCACTCGCTCGCGGCCTTCACCGAGCAGCTCGCCGAGACCGCGGCACTGCTCGGACCGCGTCTGGCGGTCTACCACGTGCACTCCGCCACGCTCGACAGCGGCGCGCTCGACGACGCGGCCCTGCACCGGGCGCTCGCCGGGCTGCGCGACCGCGGGGTGCGGGTCGGCCTGTCCACCTCCGGTCCCGCGCAGGCCGACGCCGTGCGCCGGGCGCTCGACATCCGGGTCGGCGGGGCACCGCTGTTCACCTCGGTGCAGTCCACGTGGAACGTGCTGGAGCCCTCGGTCGGTCCCGCGCTCGCCGAGGCCGCCCACGCAGGCGCCCGGGTGATCGTCAAGGAGGCCGTCGCGAACGGGCGCCTCACACCCGGAGCTCCCGACGCGCCTCCCCGCGCGGTGGCGCTCGCCGCGGAGCTGGGTGTGTCACTGGACCAACTCGCGATCGCCGCCGCGCTCGCCCAGCCCTGGACGTGGTGCGTGCTCTCCGGGGCGGTCGATCCGGCACAGGTCGCGAGCAACGCGGCATCCACCGGGGTATCCCTCCCCGCACGGGTGCTGACCGAACTGGAGGCACTGGCGCAGGCCCCGGCCACGTACTGGTCGGCCCGCTCGGCCCGCGCCTGGAGCTGACCGCGTCCCGCCGGGGAGCACTAGGTGGCGGGGAGGCAACGGTACGGCTCCAAGGTGCTCCGGGCGCGTGGACAACGTCCGTGGCGTGTGCGATGTTTCGTGATCACGAACAGCAGGAGGTGCCATGGTCGTCACCACCCAGCGTCGGAGCCTGGCCGTCTTCGCCGCCGCGGGAGCGCTGCTCCTCGCCGCGTGCGGTGGTGGGGAGACCGCGGCTCCGGGCGCGGACAGGTCGCTGTCCATCGCCACCGGGGGAACCGGCGGCGTCTACTACCCGTACGGCGGCGGCATGGCCACCGTGCTCTCGGAGAAGCTCGGCGTCACGGCCACCGCCCAGGAGACCAACGCGTCGGTCGACAACGTGCTGCTGGTGCAGGACGGCGGGGCCGACATCGCCTTCGCGCTCGGCGACACGGTGGCCGACGCGGTGGGTGGCAAGGCCCAGTTCGAGGGCCGCGAGATCACCATCTGCACGCTCGGCAAGCTCTACAACAACTTCACCCAGACCGTCACCACGAGCGGCACCGGCATCCGCACCGTCGCGGACCTGCGCGGGAAACGGGTGTCGGTCGGCTCGCCCGGCTCGGGCACCGAGGTGATCGCGCTGCGGATCCTGGAGGCGGCCGGGATCAACCCCGAGACCGACATCCAGCGCAGCCAGCTCGGTGCCGGCGAGACCGCACAGGCCCTGCGCGACGGCACGATCGACGCCGGCTTCTGGTCCGGCGGCCTGCCCACCGGAGCGCTGGTCGACCTGGCGACGACCGGCCAGATGGTGGTGATCCCGACCGGGGAGTACGCGGACGAGCTGGCCTCGACGTTCGGTCCGTACTACATCAGCGAGGACATCCCGGCGAACACGTACCAGGGCCAGGCGGAACCCAGCCCGCAGGTCGTGGTGCCGAACGTGCTGATCGTGCGCTCCGACATGCCGCAGCAGCTGCAGCAGGACATCACGCGCACGATCTTCGAGAGCAAGGCGCAGCTCGCGGCCGTGCACCCGGCCGCCAACGACCTCGACCCGGCCACGGCGGGCGACGTCGGGTTCGTCGAGGTGTGCCCCGGTGCGAAGGCCTACTTCGATCAGGCCACGGGCTGACCGGGCGGCCGCGTGCCTGGCGGTCCTGGCCGCGGGCGTGCTCGGGTCGGGATGTGCCGTGGCGGAGCAGGGGCCCGCTCTCACCGTGCGGGACAGCGACGGGGCGCTGCTGACGCGGGTCCCGCTGCCGGCGGCGGAGTTCGCCGTGAGCTACCGCAACTCCGTCTACGGCACGGTCGCCGAGGAGCGCTACCACGTGCGGGACGGCGGGCGGTTCGGGCTGGTCGAACTGGCGGCCGACCAGCTCGCGGTGCTGGAGGAGTACTACGCCGTGCCAGGGCCGGTGCGCGCGGCACCGGGCGGTGACCGCAGGCGCTGGGTGGCCCGACCGCGCGACCACCCGGTGTTCGGCGAGCTGGCGATCGCCGCCACGGCGCTCGGCGAGCGCACGCTGCACGTCCCGGGGCACGCGCCCGTCCCGCTCCCCCCGCTGGTGACCGACGAGGTCACCGTGGTTCTCGATGTCGAGGAGTAGTAGTGCCATGACCACACGCCCCGACGGCGACGAGGCACCCGCTGTCGACGAGGAGGCACTGCTCGCCGAGTACGAGGCGGAGAAGCCGGCACGGCGGCTCTCCGGCCTGCCGTTGCGGGTGGTGCAGGTGCTGGGCGCGATCCTCACGCTGTACGG
This window harbors:
- a CDS encoding DinB family protein, which codes for MSVLGSAGLPPLAGEDHVCADCAMSYAGTGLEAAVRALHSVPADVRGAALAVPDAHRRVRPDPATWSVVEYACHVRDVFASFTIRLHRISTEDVPALEPMFADLRVVRFRYNDADLDAVLAELDVHVAGFLDEIAATTGWDRTATRRPGELRTARWLVRHGLHEARHHTNDIAAVGRAVAGS
- a CDS encoding aldo/keto reductase — encoded protein: MTAGTTRLGIGLAAVARPAYITSGRATDLGPHRGVSDLRARTEAVLDAAYAAGIRYIDVARSYGRAEEFLAGWLAHHPEVDDVEIGSKWGYRYVGEWRLDAPVHEVKDHSLAAFTEQLAETAALLGPRLAVYHVHSATLDSGALDDAALHRALAGLRDRGVRVGLSTSGPAQADAVRRALDIRVGGAPLFTSVQSTWNVLEPSVGPALAEAAHAGARVIVKEAVANGRLTPGAPDAPPRAVALAAELGVSLDQLAIAAALAQPWTWCVLSGAVDPAQVASNAASTGVSLPARVLTELEALAQAPATYWSARSARAWS
- a CDS encoding TAXI family TRAP transporter solute-binding subunit, which produces MVVTTQRRSLAVFAAAGALLLAACGGGETAAPGADRSLSIATGGTGGVYYPYGGGMATVLSEKLGVTATAQETNASVDNVLLVQDGGADIAFALGDTVADAVGGKAQFEGREITICTLGKLYNNFTQTVTTSGTGIRTVADLRGKRVSVGSPGSGTEVIALRILEAAGINPETDIQRSQLGAGETAQALRDGTIDAGFWSGGLPTGALVDLATTGQMVVIPTGEYADELASTFGPYYISEDIPANTYQGQAEPSPQVVVPNVLIVRSDMPQQLQQDITRTIFESKAQLAAVHPAANDLDPATAGDVGFVEVCPGAKAYFDQATG